The following proteins are encoded in a genomic region of Maylandia zebra isolate NMK-2024a linkage group LG1, Mzebra_GT3a, whole genome shotgun sequence:
- the LOC143419070 gene encoding uncharacterized protein LOC143419070 has translation MRRKKSSRSIFRDPYDVIERQRREWRPRLIQLESLTRRSRTLTQLFQGTLQTRLLASARDDVNAKLESITGQLQLLVSEWEGFEAQREELVVWLADMDVRLTS, from the exons atgaggaggaagaaaagcagcaggagcatctttagggatccctatgatgtcattgag aggcagcggcgagagtggagacctcggctcatccagctggagagcctgaccaggaggagtcgaacattaactcagctcttccagggcaccctgcagactcGGCTGTTGGCATCGGCGAGGGATGACGTGAACGCcaaactggagtccatcacaggtcaactgcag ctccttgtctcagagtgggagggatttgaagcacaaagggaggaacttgtcgtttggttggctgatatggatgtgaggttgaccagctga
- the htatip2 gene encoding oxidoreductase HTATIP2 has translation MPVIKLLCTTLGKTLGFFTVLVVFIAATLNYFEDSETVKYTSMAEDIKTLEENFRQQNKSCFILGASGETGKLLLQELLEHNIFSKITLIGRRQLTFEGKTYENLVQEVVDFEKLDDYAAAFQGHDVGYCCLGTTRAKAGAEGFVRVDHDYVLKSAELAKAGGCTQFHLESSRGADKKSGFLYLKVKGQVEADIEALGFDRFAIYRPGVLLVDRQESRPTEWMARKFFSAVSAVGYRSMSVPIQEVAKAMVSNTVLQPEQKMEILENKDIATLGKSTGK, from the exons ATGCCTGTTATTAAACTGCTGTGCACCACCCTGGGGAAGACGTTAGGATTTTTCACTGTCCTGGTTGTTTTCATCGCAGCGACCTTAAATTATTTCGAAGATTCCGAAACGGTTAAATACACGAG TATGGCTGAGGACATCAAGACCCTAGAGGAAAACTTCAGGCAGCAGAACAAAAGCTGTTTCATCCTAGGCGCTTCAGGGGAAACTGGCAAGCTGTTGCTTCAAGAGCTGCTGGAGCATAATATCTTCTCTAAGATTACTCTTATTGGAAGGAGGCAGCTCACCTTTGAGGGCAAAACTTATGAAAACCTG GTCCAAGAGGTGGTCGACTTTGAGAAGCTTGATGATTATGCTGCTGCCTTCCAGGGCCATGATGTTGGATACTGCTGTCTGGGAACAACCAGAGCTAAAGCAGGAGCT GAAGGATTCGTCAGAGTTGATCATGACTATGTTCTAAAATCAGCTGAGCTCGCCAAGGCTGGAGGCTGTACACAGTTCCACCTGGAGTCTTCCAGGGGAGCAGATAAAAAAAGCGGCTTCCTTTACCTCAAAGTCAAA GGACAAGTAGAGGCAGACATCGAGGCCCTTGGTTTTGACAGATTCGCCATTTACAGACCAGG GGTTTTGTTGGTGGATAGGCAGGAGAGTCGTCCCACTGAGTGGATGGCGAGGAAGTTCTTTAGCGCCGTTTCTGCTGTGGGATATAGATCCATGTCTGTCCCAATCCAAGAGGTGGCCAAAGCAATGGTGTCAAACACTGTGCTTCAGCCCGAGCAGAAGATGGAGATCCTGGAGAATAAAGACATCGCCACTCTGGGGAAAAGTACAGGGAAATAA